Proteins encoded in a region of the Flavobacterium sp. MDT1-60 genome:
- a CDS encoding LUD domain-containing protein — protein sequence MSSKAEILNKIKQSQPNLTAELPDLKVLGSEQFDVLEMYKTVLKNIGGNPVEVADYNEILAYIRNNYPLEKRIITTISELSEIAVLDWTNDDPHSLQNVELTIIKAHFGVAENSALWVTDAILGQRVAPFITQYLAIIVNKKDLIPTMHQAYDRIGNQEYGFGTFIAGPSKTADIEQSLVLGAHGARGLVVFLME from the coding sequence ATGAGTAGTAAAGCTGAAATTTTAAATAAAATAAAACAAAGTCAGCCTAATCTAACTGCTGAATTACCTGATCTAAAAGTTTTGGGTTCAGAACAGTTTGATGTGCTGGAAATGTATAAAACGGTATTAAAAAACATTGGAGGAAATCCGGTAGAAGTGGCTGATTATAATGAAATACTAGCTTATATCAGGAATAATTATCCACTGGAGAAACGCATTATAACGACAATTTCGGAGCTTTCTGAAATCGCTGTTTTAGATTGGACCAATGATGATCCGCATTCGCTTCAAAATGTAGAATTAACGATTATAAAAGCACATTTTGGTGTTGCTGAAAATAGTGCCCTTTGGGTAACCGATGCTATTTTAGGACAACGTGTAGCACCTTTTATTACACAATATCTGGCTATCATAGTAAATAAAAAAGACCTTATTCCAACAATGCATCAGGCTTACGATCGAATCGGAAATCAGGAATATGGTTTCGGAACTTTTATCGCCGGACCTTCTAAGACTGCGGATATTGAACAGTCTTTGGTTTTGGGTGCACATGGGGCAAGAGGATTGGTTGTTTTTTTGATGGAATAA
- a CDS encoding GNAT family N-acetyltransferase — translation MDVNIKDISIKRATTADLPKLVEFLQFLVAAERPFDPTLKEGQIFYYNIEDFISDEKTELLVIDYKHQIIGCGYAQIRSAKPYQNHELFGYLGFMYVSPEFRGNGFNNLLLNDLKKWVLSKGITEVRLEVYSENEPAIRAYEKAGFKQILTTMRCDIS, via the coding sequence ATGGATGTAAATATAAAAGACATATCTATCAAACGTGCCACTACTGCTGATTTACCTAAACTGGTAGAATTTCTGCAGTTTCTTGTTGCTGCAGAGCGACCATTTGACCCAACACTTAAAGAGGGTCAAATCTTCTATTATAACATAGAAGATTTTATATCCGATGAGAAAACAGAACTTCTGGTTATCGACTATAAGCATCAAATCATTGGTTGTGGATATGCCCAGATTCGATCAGCAAAACCGTATCAAAACCATGAATTATTCGGTTATCTTGGTTTCATGTATGTAAGCCCGGAATTTAGAGGAAATGGGTTTAATAATCTATTGCTGAATGATCTTAAAAAATGGGTTTTATCTAAAGGAATAACTGAGGTTAGACTCGAGGTTTACTCTGAAAACGAGCCAGCAATCAGAGCTTATGAAAAAGCCGGTTTTAAGCAGATATTGACAACGATGCGTTGCGATATAAGCTAA